The genomic interval TGCTCtagtcttaaatatatataaatatgcacacacacacacacacacacacacacacacctataagCGTGGAAGAGTTTAAGATTCAGAGGAGAGACTTGCATCTGATGACTCCAGGACTCTGGAACTCAGAACTCAGATGACTTCCAGATGAGGTGTTTTTCACCCATTAGACAACTGGCTGGAACATAAGTGAATTTCTCTTGCTTTGTGGATTACCTAGTTCAATTTATATCAAGGGTCACAGTTAGGGAACAGGGTTTTGAGGAAATCTGTTTTATCACCTAATGATTTCGCGACTTCAATTCTTCACCCTTTATAAGGTGAGGGTACTGGTATAGTTTTCTggagtgtgtatgtatgtgttgaTGTGTGTCTGTATAGGGGAAAAGGGCATTTATATTTCTCATAAGCTCTCTGCATTTTGTATTGAGAGACTACTGTCAGCAAAGTTAGATTTTCCTGGGCACAGGCTGCCCTTTGGCAAGCATAGCTACTCTTACATGGTTTGATGTTGTCTCTGCCTAGGTGGCTGTGGGTAGGAACCTAAACTTCTATATCCTTCGAGGAAACTCAGCAGGCAGAGAATGAACTGGCTGCAACCCCAAAGAGCCATCTAACATGCTCGCCAGTCCTCACCCTGGCTCCTCGAACAGCACAAAGACCTTGCCTCTAAATTTCAGGACTGGTGTTGCCCTCCTCTTCCCCTGGGACAGGGTAGTCCCAGGCTGGGTTGCCAAGCAGAGGGGCTGCAGCCCTGAGAAACAGTAGTGATAACATTAAGCCCTCCCAGCTCCAGCCCTCTTCCTGGCCCTCATCAAATGTCGAAGCCTGCCTTCTCTGCTGTAGCAGCCAGCTGGCAGGAGGAGGACAGGTTTGATGGTTTAATCACCCAGGGACACGGCGGCTATTTTTAACTGCTCCAAAAGGGAGGAAGCTGGCTCTGAGTGGAATTGGACACAGGAACGTattgggagcttgcgctctttgATGCCACCTTCTCTATTCCAGACCAGGATAATAGGGGTCTGCTGAATGTGACTCTGTCTTGTCTTTCCTGCCACAGAATTGTATAGCTACACTGAAAACCTGGAATTCACCACTAACCGGAGGTGCTTTGAGGAAGATTTCAGGACTCAAggtaggccctggtcagttggctcaatggatagaacgtcggcccagcgtatggacatcccaggtttgattcttggtcagggcacacaagagaagtgaccatctgcttctctccccctctctctccttcttcgcctcctgcagccagtggctcgattggttcaagtgttgacctgggcactgaggatcgctcagttggtctgagcgttgGTCTCAGgtgctcagttgattcaagcatccgccccagacgggttgccaggtggactctgattggggtgcatgtaggagtctgtctcacaacctcccctcctttcactttggaaaaaaagactcaaggtgATCTCAGAGCCTTATTCTTAGAGACCTGCTTTTATCTCCATGCTACCCCCCGCCCCAATCTAGAAAGCACTTAACACAAATGTGATCCTTCTTTATCCTCTCCATAACCATGGCCCAAGTATGGGACCGTTTCCTCTGCCTCTAGTGGAGAGGCCATGGAATGGAGGCTAGAGGAGCCTGAGCTAGGTCCCTTTCCCTGACGTAAAAGGCCAgtagggcagagggaggagaggtgggtCTGGCCCAGTGCCCTGTTGCCTGGTAGCATCCTGTGCCTAGCCTAGTCCTTGACCTTAATGTTCAACCCCTGCTTCCAACTCTGCCGCACTCTCAATACCATCTAATAATTCCATGTGTCCACACTGTGATTCTCTCAGACTTCCATTCCCTTACTTGGTCAGTGGCTCTTCAATTTTCAACTCCACAAATGTGAATACCTGTTTTGTGCCAGAGATGTAGGGAGGTAGGGGTGAAGGTGAATTTGCAGTGTCTTCAAAGAGGTTATAGTTAGGTAGCAAAGGGGAAAATGTGTATATCACAAAACTAGCTCAGGCCAAGAGGAAATGGTATCATAAGAGAATAAAGAAGTATCTTCCGGGACAGAGCTTCTGGCTGGAGCATTAGTGGGAAAGAGATGATTTTGTGTTTGATCTGGAATGATGACTAGGAATTGCATATGTAGGAAGACGGAGGGAACACcttgaagaaaaggagagaggctgTGTATGGAGGATGGAGGGGATATGGAGAAAGATGAGGCTACAGAGTGCGTTCAGGCAAGAACTTTTTGGGTCCTTTACTTTTAtcatctcttatttttttcctcagcTAAATAAGGAAGCTTTTGAAGAGAAGAATTTGTAGGGGGCTGAGATCAGAGGTGGATACAGTATCTGGAGTTTTTCCAGGAAGGGGAGGCAGCAGTGGACACTGGATCTTTGTGGCCTTCTGTCCCCAGTGCAGGGCAAGGAgtggctggagctggaggaagatgCCCAGAAGGCCTACGTGATGCGACTCCTGGACCGGCTGGAGGTGGTCAGCAGGGAGCAGCGACTGAAGGTGGCCCGTGCTGTTCTTTACCTGGCCCAAGGTGAGTGACCACCTTTGCCAACTTTAGAGGGGTGGGAACTAGGGAGAGAAATAGTGTTATCAGGAGTAGGATGAGGCAAGTCATGCTGGGGAGAAAGGTCCCTGGCTCTCAAGCACAGATCTTGTCATGTGCTAGGAGTAATCTGGTGCCTATGAAGGAGACGAGGAAATGGTAAAAGGTACTGTTCTGGATCCCTTGGAATCCACCTTTATTTTACCTGGCACGTCAGGATTTCTGATGGATTCTCTTTTCCTTAACCTGGGCTAGAATACTATTTGGAGACTAGCAAGAGGGTCAGGGGCCAGAGCTAATGATGCACTACCAGCTGAGCATGGAGGCTTCTTGTATCGTCTGTGGCCTGGCCCTGACACTAAGGGAAGGCAGGGGTGTGCCACAGATGAACACGTGGACCATCTGCATTGTTTCTTGTTGCCATTTAGAAGGTTCAAGCCAAAATAGCAGCAGGAGTAGATGAGTAATTTGGAGATGGTCAGAACGCAATGAGATTAATTGAGGAAAGCTTTTCAGAAGAAACCTATTACCAGGTGTTGGAAAGAGAAATGAGATAACCTAGTTGGAATAGTAAACATAAACcctgagattaaaaataaaaggactatTGGCGGAACAAACTAGCTGGGAACTAAAACACTATAAAAAtcataaatggcctgaccaggcggtggcgcaatggatagagcgtcagactgggatgcagaggacccaggttcgagaacccgaggtcgccagcttgagcacgggctcatctggtttgagcaaaagcccaccagcttgaacccaaggtcgctggctccagcaaggggttactcggtctgctgaaggcccgcagtcaaggcacatatgagaaagcaatcaatgaacaactaaggtgttgcaacgcgcagtgaaaaactaatgattgatgcttctcatctctctccattcctgtctgtctgtccctgtctatccctctctctctgactcactctctgtctctgttaaaaaaacaaaaaatcataaatgaAGAGGAAATAGAGTGGACAAGACTGTAGCAAACAAGACAGTGTCCAACCATATCTACTGGGTCTGGTGCTATGACCAACTTCCAGGTGCCAGAACCTTCCTCTTTTTACTTGAGGGCTTTCTCTGCAGCCTACACCCGGCAGCCAGGAATGCTGGGGGATTAATGGGCTCCCCAAGTCCAGCAGCACTCAGCAGTGACTGACAGGATTAGTGAGTGAATAGCCCGACCACCTCACCCCTCTTAGTAGGATGACTCTGAGTTGTGTGTTTTATAGTATTTCCTTGACCTTCCCCCGTTCAGTCCCAGGGATAGGCTGCCCTCTCCTCCCTATCTCActtccccacttctccctctACTTATGGTTCCTGGGATCTACTCCTAAATAAATTGTACTTGAATTTTCATCTCTGGATCTACCTCTCAGGGAACTCAAACTTGAGATAGGACATTGATGAGTACATTGGACATAGCCCTGGAGTGTGCCTTCCCTCTCCCATGAAGTTCTCAGAGGCCCTTGCCCTATATTTGTCAGCCTAATTGTTGGGAAAGGTTTTGGGAGATGGTCCTAAGATCATGGGGCAGGGTGGAAAGAACTGGGATACCCCCTCCTCAACCCCTATGGCACTGTCTGGTCCTCTAGGCTCTTTTGGGGAATGTGATTCAGAGGTCGATGTGCTACACTGGTCCAGGTACAACTGCTTCCTGCTCTATCAGATGGGGACCTTCTCGGCCTTCTTGGAGCTACTCCACATGGAAATCGAGTGAGAAGCCTTAGGGGAGGGCTGGCCTAGACAACCCCGTCTTTAAGGGGTACCTTATGTCCTGTGCTGGTTCCCTTACTGTAGAGACATCTCTGCAGAGCTGGATCTATTCACATCTCAATCCAAAACACACTGACAGGTCCCCTTCGTTCAGCCATGCTCTCTGATGTTCTGTTCTCCTACCTGACGTTGAGTTCAATGGCTGCTTCTGCCCCCACTTAACAGCTTCAATCCTGGGTTTCAGGGGCCTATCTTgggtgggttgcctttttatcCAAACACCTTCTCAGCCCAGCCTAGCTCTGAAATCCATGGAGAAAACTCTTCTGGCTGAGAACATGACTCACGAGGGACTGGGCCAGTTCCTGCCGTGAGCCCAATTCTTCCCTTCACAGGCTAGAGCACTAGAGGTGGCCTTATTGGCTCCATTCACTGTACTGAGTCCTCGTTTTGTCTCATGTCTATCACCAAGGAGCTTTAGATTGGGTAGAGTCTGGTTATTATTCATCAGATGTTGTTTAGCATCTGTTTTATGTCCAGCACAGTACTGGCCACCACGGGGATTACAAGAAAGTGAATATCACAGTCCCCACCCTTGCCTGTCTTCACCACAGATAGGGTATGCTGAAGTAGCAGAGGAATCCTATGGGCTCCTTTCCCTTAGGCCAATGTCGTATAACTGCATTACTGGGGAATGGCGGGTAGTCATGTATCTGTGTGTGATCAGTGGGGACGCAGTGAGTAAAGAGACCTTCTGGGTTCCCATGCTCTCCCTCCTTCTCGTGGCAGCAACAGCCAGGCCTGTAGCAGTGCTCTTCGGAAACCAGCCATCTCCATTGCTGACAGCACAGAACTCCGGTGAGTGGGCTGGCCATGGCAGTGGAACCAGGGATGGTGAGCAATGAATGGGTCACTCTTTGCTCAAACCCCAGGAGCACCCAGATTACTAGAAGTCATTAACTCCATGAGGTTGGACTCCGACAGAGACCatccccgaggtctctggctgtaggctggggctacCTTGGATACCTTTATGACCCTTCTGTAACCCCAGGGTGCTGCTGAGTGTCCTGTACCTCCTGGTGGAAAATATCCGCCTCGAGCGAGAAACCGACTCTCGCGGGTGGAGGACAGCCCGGGAGACCTTCCGCACTGAACTGAGTAAGAAGTAGCCCTTAAGGGAGGGTGGGGAGCGGGTGCCTGAGGTCAAGGGAAGCCCAGCATCTTCCTAAGATAGACaggcagccttttttttttccttttctcttttttttcaaattaacatCTTTTCTTTTAGGACAGAGATATGGCACCGCAGGCATGAGGGCCTGCCTTGATTGCCCCTGTGTCTGTGAGCTAGGACCAGTCAAAGGTCTTCTATGCCTTAATCTCCTTGGTCGCAAATGGAGATGGGCACCCTTCTCCCATTCTATCATGAATCCCATGTGAAAAATGAGTTGAATCACCTTGAAAACTGAACTCTGTTCAAATATAAGTTGGTGTCATCAGAGAGGGATAAGATATGAAAGCCAATGGGATTTAGAACATGTTCATTAAAGTAGGAAAATGAGTTATGATCCACGAAATGCATTGAGTCCTTCAGCCAGAAagcaacatttttatttgtttcttttagttTAGTATCCACCCCAAGCTTTGGGAGCTAAGCCATTTTACCTCCATGGCCTCCCTTCCTGCCCTTGAAGGGCTTCCATCTCAGGACCAAGTACTCCCAGTTCCTTAGGGGTGATGAGTGCGTCCAGAATCAGGGCCGCAGGGGCAGCCCTTCGGTTCCCTCGCCCTCACTCTCACTTgcctccctccacaccctccacaccctccaGGCTTCTCCATGCATAATGAGGAGCCTTTTGCTCTCCTGCTCTTCTCCATGGTCACCAAGTTCTGCAGTGGCCTGGCTCCCCACTTCCCCATAAAGAAGGTCCTGCTTCTGCTCTGGAAAGTGGTCATGGTGAGTGGCTCATTCTCCCCACTCCCATCTCATCAGATCAGCAGTGCCCCCTGCTACCTCAGTTTCTTCTGTTCTGATTCTACAAGCGGAATCTAGGCAGAAGACTAGGGCAGCTGTTAGCCAAGGAGGGGCAAAAAGTCTGTCCTAGAGAAATCAGATGTTCTAGGTCTGAGCAGGTTACTTTTTTCTGTTGGATTGACAGGAGATACCACTCTATGAGTTGGGGTATCATTACATCTTTCCTTGATAGAACTGCTGTTTTGTGGAAAGAACACTGGCTAAGAGTTGGGAGATCTGGTTTCTGCTCATACCGACAAGCTTGGGCAACTCTCTGTTCCTCAATTTCTCTAGCTATAAAATGTGGGGATTAGTGCCCTGCCCTCCATCCAGATAaaggatttgcttttttttttaaaaatggccctggccggttggctcagtggtagagcattggcctggcatgtggatgtcctgggtttgattcccagtcagggcacacaggagaagcaaccatctgtttctccacccctcccacccccttttctctctctctctctctctctctctttctctctcttttttcccctcccacagcaatggctcagttggttcaagcaagttggccttgtaCGCTGGCGATAGCTCCATAGCctttgcctcaagtgctaaaaaaaaaaggctccattcctgagcaatggagcaacatccccagatggacagagcatcaccccatagggggcttgccaggtggatcctggttggggctcatgcaggagtctgtctctctgcctcccttcctctcactaaaaatggaaagaaaaaaaaaaatgaggccctgaTAATTGTATGGTTGTAGTTTTGTTACAGACTATTGAGCCTGATGTTACAGATTATTGAGCCTGATCCTTCCTTTCTCTGGTCCCCACCCCATGGGACTGGCTGAACAACATACCTTCCAGGGCAGGCTTCATAGGGGACACTGTCTCTTAGAGTTCCCTGAATTCAAGAGGCAGTTAGTTCCCTCTGTGACCACAGAGGAAATCGAGAGACTGGGGTTTACCATCTGGATGTGTTCCTTAAAGAAGGAGATATATTTTCCCGTGTTTTTCAGTGGGGGTCCCTAAGAGTCTCTTTCCTAATTTCTGGTGGTACTTCCAGTCCTGGGTCAGTAGGTAATGCTTTATCCTAACCCGAGTTCCTCAGACTGGGCTAGTCACCGCATTTGCCCCTTCCTGTTTTATTACTTCCTAATTAAGGACGGGGCCCAAGGGGGACTGGAGAGTGTGGCTGCGCCTCTCCGTCCATGCTTTCCTGACCTTGCCCTCtgacttccttcccttcctctctcttctctgcccctTTCCACCCCTTAGTTTACCCTCGGTGGATTTGAGCATCTTCAGGCTCTCAAAGTACAGAAGCGGGCAGAACTGGGCCTGCCGCCCCTGGCTGAGGACAGCATCCAGGTGGTGAAGAGCATGCGCGCCGCCTCCCCGCCCTCTTATACGCTCGACCTGGGCGAGTCTCAGCTGGCACCACCGCCCTCCAAGTTGCGAGGCCGCCGTGGTTCTCGAAGGGTATGGACTAAAGCAGACAGCGGTGTTGTGACACTATGTGTCCAAAAATGAAGATTCTAAGCTACTCTGGATGTGCTAGGAAAGGACAGTGAATGGCCCGGCTCATTCTGCCCCTGGTTGGCCCTATGATCAACCTGAAACCCGGGGGTCTATGCTTTGGCCTCTCACCCCCAGCCCCGACAGACCTGTCATGAAGCAGCATTGTGATATCTAGCTACAGGGTCATTGGCCTGGGTCTCAGGGCCTGAAGTCCCTTATTATCCTGTACAAGAGTTAGGTTAGGGAATGATCTTGGGGTAGGGACCCGGGGCACTGGAACAGGGTTCCCAGGAAATCTGTGTGCCTGGGGGTGAGGCACTTAAGCATTTTCTCAGCAGCAAGAAGGTTGACTCTGAGTCAGTCATGCTCTTGTCTGGCTCTGGAACGAGCAGCTCACATTTGGGAGATGACAGGTTAAGGTCTAGGTGTATTTCGCATCTCTGGAAAGGTCAAAATGACAAGTGGCACTGAGACCCCTGACCATACTCCCATGAACTAACCTGCCTGGTCTCACCCACTGCGGGCGTCAGGGCCAGACAGTCATCCTCACTGATCTAGCTGACATTGTCttcagtgagtttttttttttaacctttatttttcattttataaagtaatgcttactcattatagaaaatttgggacaaatataaaatgagaaggaagaaaaatatcaccCACAATCTTAACAACCAGAGGCAGTGACTGTTAACTTTTTGGCCTATTTCTGTccaatctttctctttctgtgacAAGATTTAAAATTCCACACTTGCTTCCCTCTGCGTGGAAGCAAGCTtctgtcctcctcttcctcaccagCCAGCTGGTGTGTGCTCACAGAAGGCAGAGTAATTGAATGTTCACCTAAGCAGAGCATAATTAGGAAGGAAAGCactggtttaaaaagaaaaaaaaaaggcaccagtTCATGTATGCTCTGTTCCCTGTCTGTTGGCATGGTTGTCTGAGAGCTGCTTGTCCTGGGATTGGGCCTGTTGGGGACAGGAGGGTTGAGGTGGGAAGGGGATATTCTCACAAAAGCTGAGTTCTTAGTCCATGTTCCCTGAGGTCTGACAGGCTGTGGGAAGGGGTGGCCTCAGATGAGGGTGCCCAGGGTGAGATCaatgcatcccttcctcccccacccccagcaactCCTCACGAAGCAGGACAGCCTGGACATTTACAATGAAAGAGACCTCTTTAAGACTGAGGAGCCAgctgcagaggaggaagaggagtctGCTGGCGATGGAGAGCGGACCTTGGATGGAGAGTTAGACCTGCTAGAGCAGGACCCTCTGGTGCCTCCTCCCCCCTCGCAGGCACCCCTCTCTGCTGAGCGGGTGGCTTTTCCCAAGGGCCTACCCTGGGCCCCAAAGGTCAGGTATGTTTGATAGAATCAGGGGCCCCAGCTCCAGGGTGGAGTGGTCCATGTATTCACAACACACTGGTCTGGGAGTCGGAACTCCTAGGTTTGGAGTTCTCTCTGTTGGCTGCGCCCTCCCCTGCACTGCTCCAATCTTCCAGTTGGAGGGGTCGGAGCCCAGAAAGGTTCTCTCAAGGtttgctttctttcccttctttgggGCTCATCTCTCCACCATCCTCTCAGACAGAAGGATATTGAGCACTTCTTGGAGCTAAGCAGGAACAAGTTCATCGGATTCACTCTGGGACAGTAAGTGACTGAATGGTCAGCATGGCTATAGAGTGGTTCTTATGGGGCCAGAAGCATGGTGGCTTGGAAGGAGAGATTTTTCCCATTAGCCATGTTGCAACCTAGAGCTACTAGGCCATCCGGCAACTCCCAGTAACTACTCTGGGTTATTTCCATGGAATTCTTCCTTCCGTTTTCCTAGAAGAAGTTTTATGTTCCTAGCCAATATAGGACCTCGAACAACAAGTCATATCCCTCTTGGGCTTCAATTTCCTCCTGAGAGTGTTGGATTAAATGGGGTTCTTCCTTCCCTCAGAGGCCAGAATTCTATGAAGAAGGGACATGGTCAGAATAGATCCAATCTTCCACCATCACCCCACCCTCATGAATCCTTCCCACTGACCTCTCCAAAACCTGAGAAGGCTTTGTTACTGGTGTTTTACTGTCAAAAGTGCCATTGGGCTTCATGCCCTCTTAAATAGGAACCTACTATTCCCAAACAAAGTAATTCCTCAAAGACTACACAAAAATCCTAATTTGGGGGAACATTTCCATGTACCATTCTTTCTGTGTCCTAAAGCAATGATGGGGGATCCGGAATCTTGCAAAGAAAAATCTAGGGTGCCCGGTGTTGAAAGTGGCGTGGTCTCTGTGACTCCAGGGGGTATCAGTAGTTCTCTGTACTTCTGAAGCTTATAAGCTGGTGTATCTTGCATTTCACAGGGACACGGACACCTTGGTTGGATTACCCAGGCCCATCCATGAGAGTGTGAAGACCCTAAAGCAGGTGACAGGGGTGGGCACTCAGTCTTCAGGGGTAGAGAGCCATAAAGGCAAGTTGGGTTAGTGGGGTCCTGGTACTGGGTGGGGCTCTTCTACCAGATGCATTCTGAATCTATTATTCTACATTTTCCTGAAAGCACTATGGCCAAAGAGGAAGAAATTGGATCTCTCCCAACTTAACCAGTTTCCTACATTCAGATAGATGAAAaggttcttctttcttcctctcattccttttctctcctcccacttttctctctctctttccccattcctcacttcctttcctctcacttctctctccttgTAGGGCCACTAACCTCCAAAGGCCCAGGACTGAGTTGCAGGCTACTTCAGCATCTAAAGTGTATGTGAGACACAAAGACCAAGAGTAGCCATCTCTTGCACAAACCTTGACTCCTCCCTACCCCATCAGCATcactctatacacacacacacatgcagcagAACCCACAGGTCAGCAGTCCAGGGGCAAGGGCCTGTCCCTGGCTTCCCCTTGCATTTGGGTTGAAGGTCAGTGCTGGTCTTTGACATATTAGAAACATGGAACAAACAGAAACAGTGTATATGGAACACTGTGCTCAGTGTTAATGATGCAAAGGTGAATGTGACTCCGGCCTGCAGAGAGTTCATGGCCAATTTGGGATGATAGACCCATAAACACGAAGTTTCCTTGAGTCATTGAGGCAGTTAAGCAAAAGGCTGGTTCCCATGTGACCGAGGCCTTCAGCCCCTGTTGATGTCTTATCTTCCCCAGCACAAATACATCTCCATTGCAGATGTTCAGATCAAGAATGAGGAGGAGCTGGAGAAGTGCCCCATGTCATTGGTGAGTCAGAGGGTCCTGCACAGGAAGAGGACAGGGGGGAGTCTGTCTACCATGCTGTCACAGAGCACGTGTGCCTGTTAGAACCTCTGACTGTGTGCCGGGCAAGGCATGGTCCCTAATTTCAAGACCTgttaaagcaagagaaaaaagataaataattaagCAAACAAGACTATCATAGAGTAAGCgatagaatgaaaaaaatttagataGAATTATATGATAGACACATAGTAGATTACTTTAGATTGGGCACTGAAGTAGGTAGACCTCTGGAAAGGTGACAGTTAAGCCAGGATATGAGGTACAAGAAGGAGCTGCCATAGGAACATCAGGGGGAAGAGCATTTCAAGCAGAGGGAGCAGCCTTAACAAGGTGAGAGCCAGCTCAGAGTATTAGAGATAGTGCACAAAGCCAACTGGAACACAGAGCCTCCTCTGTGGAGGGTTTGTGGGAGATGGAATCAGAGAGGTGGTCTGGACCTACTGTATGCGGGGCCTATGAGCCAAGACAGGGAGCCTAAAGTTGATTCACAGCACAAAGGGAAGTCGAGATTTTAAATAGGGGAGTGACATCatctgatttatcttttttttttttttt from Saccopteryx leptura isolate mSacLep1 chromosome 2, mSacLep1_pri_phased_curated, whole genome shotgun sequence carries:
- the STRIP2 gene encoding striatin-interacting protein 2, translating into MEDPVAAAAAAGSPRANGNGNGNGNGNGGGKGKQASPKGREAFRSQRRESEGSVDCPTLEFEYGDADGHAAELSELYSYTENLEFTTNRRCFEEDFRTQVQGKEWLELEEDAQKAYVMRLLDRLEVVSREQRLKVARAVLYLAQGSFGECDSEVDVLHWSRYNCFLLYQMGTFSAFLELLHMEIDNSQACSSALRKPAISIADSTELRVLLSVLYLLVENIRLERETDSRGWRTARETFRTELSFSMHNEEPFALLLFSMVTKFCSGLAPHFPIKKVLLLLWKVVMFTLGGFEHLQALKVQKRAELGLPPLAEDSIQVVKSMRAASPPSYTLDLGESQLAPPPSKLRGRRGSRRQLLTKQDSLDIYNERDLFKTEEPAAEEEEESAGDGERTLDGELDLLEQDPLVPPPPSQAPLSAERVAFPKGLPWAPKVRQKDIEHFLELSRNKFIGFTLGQDTDTLVGLPRPIHESVKTLKQHKYISIADVQIKNEEELEKCPMSLGEEVVPETPCEILYQGMLYSLPQYMIALLKILLAAAPTSKAKTDSINILADVLPEEMPITVLQSMKLGIDVNRHKEIIVKSISALLLLLLKHFKLNHIYQFEYVSQHLVFANCIPLILKFFNQNILSYITAKNSISVLDYPGCTIQDLPELTTESLEAGDNNQFCWRNLFSCINLLRLLNKLTKWKHSRTMMLVVFKSAPILKRALKVKQAMLQLYVLKLLKIQTKYLGRQWRKSNMKTMSAIYQKVRHRMNDDWAYGNDIDARPWDFQAEECTLRANIEAFNSRRYDRPQDSEFSPVDNCLQSVLGQRLDLPEDFHYSYEIWLEREVFSQPICWEELLQNH